A single genomic interval of Aureliella helgolandensis harbors:
- a CDS encoding coniferyl aldehyde dehydrogenase, with protein MNDPKSMCQLQRLLLAQQAEFRRQVPDYRKRLWALAELRRVLRQRQNELVRAISEDFGGRSPEETLALEMFPLYEQIRHTRSHLKGWMRQKRVRSSWYLMPSRAFVQYQPLGVVGVMGAWNYQLLLSLGPVVEAMAAGNHVMIKPSEVTPRSAELIRQIIAETFAPEYVTCVTGDTKMSARFSSLPFDHLFFTGSTRVGKIIMRAAAENLTPVTLELGGKSPAILHESYPLSRAVPRLMTGKLYNAGQTCVAPDYLFIREGQEAALEDQVRRDVAKLYPRLVDNPDYTRIVSRDRYRRLKSYADDARAKGGRLVVLASAQERGTPENKVFPPTLIFSATDEMLVMQEEIFGPMLPVLTYKTIDHAIAYVNDHPKPLALYYFDQNRSRVKHLLDHTFSGGVTVNDCMFHLGQHHLPFGGVGASGMGQYHGHDGFVTFSKKRGVMVQRAVASTSLFKAPFDRSKKTMIHLLLRLAMR; from the coding sequence ATGAACGATCCGAAATCGATGTGCCAACTGCAACGCTTGCTGCTAGCCCAGCAAGCAGAATTCAGGCGCCAGGTTCCCGATTATCGCAAGCGACTGTGGGCCTTGGCCGAATTGAGGCGAGTGCTACGCCAGCGACAGAACGAACTGGTGCGGGCAATCTCGGAAGACTTCGGTGGCCGATCTCCGGAAGAGACCTTGGCATTGGAAATGTTTCCGCTTTACGAACAAATCCGCCACACGCGAAGTCATCTGAAAGGCTGGATGCGTCAGAAGCGGGTTCGCAGCAGTTGGTATTTGATGCCCAGCCGTGCCTTTGTTCAGTACCAGCCGCTCGGAGTCGTGGGCGTCATGGGGGCGTGGAATTATCAACTCCTGCTTTCGCTCGGACCGGTCGTCGAAGCGATGGCCGCGGGCAATCATGTCATGATCAAACCCTCTGAAGTCACTCCACGTTCGGCCGAATTGATCCGACAGATCATCGCCGAAACGTTTGCTCCCGAATACGTCACGTGCGTGACCGGTGACACCAAGATGTCGGCACGATTTTCGAGTCTGCCTTTTGACCACCTGTTTTTCACTGGCTCGACTCGAGTCGGAAAGATCATCATGCGAGCCGCCGCCGAGAATTTGACGCCGGTGACTTTGGAACTCGGTGGCAAGTCGCCGGCGATCCTTCACGAAAGTTATCCACTGTCGCGAGCGGTGCCCCGACTGATGACGGGAAAACTTTACAACGCAGGTCAAACGTGCGTCGCTCCGGATTACCTGTTTATACGAGAGGGACAAGAGGCTGCACTGGAGGACCAAGTCCGTCGAGATGTGGCCAAACTCTATCCACGATTAGTCGACAATCCCGATTACACTCGGATCGTCAGTCGCGACCGTTATCGGCGTTTGAAGTCTTACGCGGACGATGCGCGTGCCAAGGGCGGACGGTTGGTGGTGCTCGCGTCGGCCCAGGAAAGAGGAACGCCCGAAAACAAAGTCTTTCCGCCAACCCTGATCTTTTCCGCCACTGACGAAATGCTGGTGATGCAAGAAGAGATTTTTGGGCCCATGCTGCCGGTGCTGACTTACAAAACGATCGATCACGCGATTGCCTATGTCAACGACCATCCCAAGCCACTCGCCCTGTACTATTTCGATCAAAATAGAAGCCGCGTGAAGCATTTGCTCGACCACACGTTCTCAGGCGGCGTCACGGTGAACGACTGCATGTTTCATTTGGGCCAGCACCATTTACCCTTCGGCGGCGTGGGGGCCAGCGGCATGGGGCAGTACCACGGCCATGACGGGTTCGTCACGTTTTCCAAGAAACGTGGTGTGATGGTGCAGCGGGCGGTCGCTAGCACCTCGCTGTTCAAAGCCCCTTTTGACCGCAGCAAGAAAACAATGATTCACTTGCTCCTTCGGCTGGCCATGCGGTGA
- a CDS encoding ISL3 family transposase: MQLKTILNHRYRLKRFVCGKATFSQDRLLVEVKPRKNSRPRCGKCRRLGPIYNTRSPREFEFVPILGMAVFFVYAMRRVDCPDCGVKTEYLEWSSGKERMTTAYKWFLSTWARRLSWSETARIFGTSWNRVYRSVHHAVSWGLIHREKPQFTAIGVDEIASRRGHRYLTLVYQIDAGMRRLLWVGENREEKTLDQFFELFQGSIHGLQFVCSDMWKPYLNVIAKRAPQALNILHRYHVMATMNKKVDKVRAEETRQLQQDGYQPILKHSRWCLLKRPENRTAKQTTTLRELLKYNLRTMRAYLMKEDFQRFWNYRSDYWAGRFLDAWCTRAMRSQLAPMKEMAGTLRRHRGLLLNWFAAKGELSNSSVEGMNTKAKVALRKSYGFKTTKVYKTVLYHELAKLPEHELAHQFC, encoded by the coding sequence ATGCAGCTAAAGACTATCCTAAATCATCGCTATCGACTCAAGCGGTTTGTGTGCGGCAAGGCAACTTTTTCGCAAGATCGTTTGCTGGTTGAAGTCAAACCCCGTAAAAACAGTCGTCCACGGTGCGGTAAGTGCCGCAGGCTTGGGCCGATCTACAATACGCGATCACCGAGAGAATTTGAGTTTGTTCCTATCCTGGGGATGGCTGTATTTTTCGTGTACGCGATGCGGCGGGTTGATTGCCCGGACTGTGGTGTGAAGACCGAGTATTTGGAGTGGTCCAGCGGCAAGGAACGGATGACGACCGCTTACAAGTGGTTTTTGAGCACTTGGGCTCGGCGTCTGTCTTGGAGCGAGACGGCGCGGATTTTTGGTACGAGTTGGAACCGAGTTTACCGCAGCGTCCACCATGCTGTGAGCTGGGGGCTCATTCATCGAGAAAAGCCCCAGTTTACTGCAATTGGCGTTGATGAAATCGCTTCGCGGCGAGGTCATCGTTACTTGACATTGGTGTACCAAATCGATGCAGGTATGCGCCGCCTATTATGGGTTGGAGAGAACCGTGAGGAGAAGACGCTGGATCAATTCTTTGAGTTATTCCAAGGAAGCATACACGGGCTGCAGTTTGTGTGCAGCGACATGTGGAAGCCCTACTTGAACGTGATCGCCAAGCGAGCGCCCCAGGCGCTGAATATTCTGCACCGCTACCACGTGATGGCGACGATGAACAAGAAGGTCGATAAAGTGCGTGCCGAGGAGACTCGTCAGTTGCAACAAGATGGCTACCAACCGATTTTGAAGCACAGTCGTTGGTGCTTGCTCAAGCGTCCTGAGAATCGCACTGCCAAGCAGACGACTACACTCCGGGAACTCCTGAAATACAATCTGCGGACGATGCGAGCCTACTTGATGAAAGAAGATTTTCAGCGGTTCTGGAACTACCGCAGCGACTACTGGGCTGGCAGATTCCTCGATGCTTGGTGTACACGTGCAATGCGTAGTCAGCTTGCGCCGATGAAGGAAATGGCTGGCACACTACGTCGCCACCGAGGCTTGTTGCTGAACTGGTTCGCCGCCAAAGGTGAGCTATCCAACAGCAGTGTCGAAGGCATGAACACTAAAGCCAAAGTCGCACTCAGAAAATCCTATGGATTCAAAACAACTAAAGTCTATAAAACCGTTTTATATCATGAGCTAGCCAAGCTCCCCGAGCACGAACTCGCCCACCAATTCTGTTGA
- a CDS encoding DUF1592 domain-containing protein: protein MLLLKCPRPFIPARRFLPHYQLTIATLHLQCFTRSCLLLVASMGVPSALRAEEPLEAFLTKHCISCHSAEQETSELRIDRLSRDFRSDLDTHNWAEVIERINSGEMPPEGEPRPTQEEIAAIVTQLDALLKEGRAARMAARPAVAHYRLSRKEYQNTVYDLLGVRYDPAKPGELNEDTLWHGFERIGSELSLSPSHVDRYYSAAETVLARAFPTTATVEARKVRKTAAELYYGGGKRQQEVLDHFGIERSLRKLIFPGTVQGALSGNWLGKTGPEHSGLYKLRFKASGSRPPGGQSAHLSIGTRTGPETVDGLIEFDITAPEDSPQVYEAELLLEMPATLHFCVVATDLVDGRSGGAFRNVLGSGRGYIFTHSSETLLLNPNAPQMFDDKGNGIFSTVLLDWVEWEGPLLTAAEKSRRNGLVPPDNATPEVVAEHLQRFAERAWRRPVKTEELTDYLESFRVECEAGEKTADAYRLAMLNVLTSRNFIYIVEGEPDVREHLTDWELASRLSYFLWSSMPDDRLFATAKGGNLNGEGLEKEVDRMLVDSRINAFIDDFSRQWLQLHRVGMFPPDKKLYPRYDEWLETSMRTEPVEFFREMLVKNLPIDGFLDSDWTIANARLCDFYGLPEPTTGGFQRVSLKPAAHRGGLLTMGAVLGLTSDGTRHRPVHRGVWVSETIFNKTPPAPPANVEPIEPIPPEGDKITIRQRLAAHAQNTSCAACHRNIDPLGFAFEQYNAIGEWRTRERVEGGKGEDPLVDASGVLPAGREFGDVSHFKQLLVKDRDKFSRAFIEHLSTYALRRVLTVDDSDDIQSIFEEAKKNQYGVRDIVRAVALSDLVRKR from the coding sequence ATGTTATTGCTTAAGTGCCCCCGTCCCTTTATCCCAGCCCGCCGTTTTCTGCCGCACTATCAGTTAACAATTGCCACGCTACACCTACAGTGTTTTACTCGCTCATGCCTGCTCCTCGTCGCCAGCATGGGCGTGCCAAGTGCCCTCCGCGCAGAGGAACCGTTGGAAGCGTTCCTTACGAAGCATTGCATCAGTTGTCATAGCGCCGAGCAGGAGACAAGTGAACTGCGAATCGATCGGCTCTCGCGCGATTTCAGGTCGGATTTGGACACACATAACTGGGCAGAAGTAATCGAACGGATCAATTCCGGAGAGATGCCGCCAGAAGGTGAGCCGCGACCGACGCAGGAAGAAATCGCAGCGATCGTAACGCAGCTCGATGCCCTGCTCAAAGAAGGCCGGGCGGCACGGATGGCGGCGCGGCCGGCGGTGGCGCATTATCGGCTGAGTCGGAAAGAGTATCAGAACACGGTCTATGATCTGCTCGGTGTGCGTTACGATCCTGCCAAGCCGGGAGAGCTGAACGAAGACACGCTGTGGCACGGTTTCGAGCGCATCGGATCCGAGCTGTCGCTTTCGCCATCGCATGTGGATCGCTATTACAGCGCCGCGGAGACGGTGCTGGCTCGCGCTTTTCCGACAACGGCCACAGTCGAGGCCCGCAAGGTCCGCAAGACGGCGGCGGAGCTTTATTACGGCGGTGGCAAGAGGCAACAGGAGGTGCTGGACCACTTCGGCATCGAGCGGTCGTTGCGTAAACTGATTTTCCCCGGCACGGTGCAGGGCGCGCTCTCGGGCAATTGGCTCGGCAAAACGGGACCAGAGCACAGCGGGCTCTACAAGTTACGCTTCAAGGCCAGCGGCAGTCGTCCGCCAGGTGGTCAGTCGGCACATTTGAGCATCGGCACGCGAACAGGCCCAGAAACGGTCGATGGACTCATCGAGTTCGACATCACGGCACCGGAGGACAGCCCGCAGGTTTATGAAGCCGAGCTGTTGCTGGAGATGCCTGCGACGCTGCATTTCTGCGTCGTGGCCACTGATTTGGTGGATGGACGGTCCGGGGGCGCCTTCCGCAATGTGCTCGGCAGTGGACGCGGATACATTTTCACACACAGCAGCGAGACATTGCTGCTGAATCCGAATGCGCCACAGATGTTCGATGACAAAGGGAACGGCATCTTTTCCACGGTGCTCCTTGATTGGGTCGAATGGGAAGGTCCGCTGCTGACGGCCGCAGAGAAGTCGCGTCGCAATGGCTTGGTGCCTCCCGATAACGCCACACCCGAAGTGGTTGCGGAGCATTTGCAACGCTTCGCCGAGCGGGCCTGGCGACGGCCGGTGAAAACGGAGGAGCTGACAGATTATCTGGAATCTTTCCGCGTCGAATGCGAGGCTGGCGAAAAGACGGCTGATGCCTATCGGTTGGCGATGCTGAACGTGCTGACCTCACGAAACTTCATCTACATTGTTGAGGGCGAGCCCGATGTCCGCGAGCATCTCACAGACTGGGAACTCGCCTCGCGACTCTCGTATTTTCTGTGGAGCTCAATGCCCGACGACCGCCTCTTCGCTACAGCCAAAGGCGGCAACCTGAACGGTGAGGGTCTCGAGAAGGAGGTGGACCGAATGTTGGTAGACAGTAGGATCAACGCCTTCATCGACGATTTCTCGCGGCAATGGCTGCAACTGCACCGCGTAGGCATGTTCCCGCCCGACAAGAAGCTTTACCCCAGATACGACGAGTGGCTGGAAACGAGCATGCGGACTGAGCCGGTGGAATTTTTCCGCGAGATGCTGGTTAAGAACCTACCGATCGACGGTTTCCTCGATTCCGACTGGACCATAGCCAACGCTCGGCTCTGCGATTTCTACGGATTGCCGGAGCCGACGACAGGCGGTTTCCAGCGCGTGTCGCTCAAGCCCGCGGCGCATCGCGGTGGCCTGCTTACAATGGGCGCAGTGCTCGGGCTGACTTCGGACGGCACGCGGCACCGCCCGGTGCACCGCGGCGTGTGGGTGAGTGAAACGATCTTCAACAAAACACCTCCCGCACCTCCGGCGAACGTGGAGCCGATCGAACCGATTCCACCAGAAGGGGACAAAATCACGATCCGCCAAAGATTAGCCGCTCACGCGCAGAACACCAGCTGTGCGGCCTGTCATAGAAACATCGATCCTCTTGGCTTTGCATTCGAACAATATAATGCCATAGGTGAATGGCGCACACGCGAACGAGTTGAAGGTGGTAAAGGGGAAGATCCGCTGGTCGATGCGTCGGGCGTCCTGCCCGCTGGTCGTGAGTTCGGCGATGTCAGTCATTTCAAACAATTGCTGGTCAAGGACCGCGACAAGTTCTCACGTGCTTTTATCGAACACCTGAGCACCTATGCTCTTCGCCGCGTGCTCACGGTGGATGACTCGGATGATATCCAGTCGATCTTCGAAGAAGCGAAAAAAAACCAGTATGGCGTTAGAGACATCGTGCGAGCGGTGGCGCTGTCTGATTTGGTGAGGAAGAGATGA
- a CDS encoding DUF1559 domain-containing protein, whose protein sequence is MVIRRSTSGFTLVELLVVIAIIGILVGLLLPAVQAAREAARRMQCSNNLKQAALSLHNYHDTYKTFAPRAYPRWLPGDDTRGGFTGILGFFEQGNVYNLIWTPGVYEGGAWPAGGWKPTYGPSAAADRACPYTSRMASLLCPSDPASGQRSPSMWNLEYGKTNYAFCGGDDANSVEQSPPAQPRGIFGRENGTKIAGITDGTSNTVLLGEIVTFSQANLIKGGIKSGVTMNNTTPPTNCMAFAGPDGRYNPPTGEQGWRGQGWCQGLMANLGFNTILPPNGPSCANWRGQTGFYSTQSYHTGGVNLALADGSVRFMSQSIDTGNLSLTHPGTGMSPYGVWGALGSKGGGEVSSLQD, encoded by the coding sequence ATGGTGATAAGACGGTCAACAAGTGGTTTCACGCTCGTCGAATTATTGGTGGTAATTGCGATAATTGGGATATTGGTAGGTTTGCTATTGCCTGCAGTGCAAGCGGCTCGCGAGGCGGCCCGCAGAATGCAGTGCTCGAACAACTTAAAGCAAGCCGCATTGTCACTGCACAACTATCACGACACGTACAAGACTTTTGCGCCCAGGGCTTACCCAAGGTGGCTGCCGGGTGATGACACACGCGGAGGATTTACCGGAATCCTTGGTTTTTTTGAGCAAGGTAATGTTTACAATTTGATTTGGACTCCCGGGGTATACGAAGGAGGGGCATGGCCGGCAGGAGGTTGGAAACCAACCTACGGGCCGTCAGCGGCGGCGGACCGCGCTTGTCCCTACACGTCGAGGATGGCAAGTTTGCTCTGCCCCAGCGACCCTGCCAGCGGACAACGTTCACCTTCGATGTGGAACCTCGAGTATGGGAAAACGAACTATGCATTCTGCGGAGGCGATGATGCCAACAGCGTTGAGCAGTCACCGCCCGCACAACCTCGAGGGATTTTTGGGCGAGAAAATGGCACGAAGATAGCCGGGATCACCGACGGCACTAGCAATACAGTGCTCTTGGGCGAGATCGTTACGTTTAGTCAGGCAAACCTAATAAAAGGCGGTATCAAGTCCGGTGTGACGATGAATAATACCACGCCGCCGACGAACTGCATGGCATTTGCTGGCCCCGACGGGCGGTACAACCCTCCTACTGGCGAGCAAGGTTGGCGAGGCCAGGGATGGTGTCAAGGCCTCATGGCTAATCTGGGTTTCAATACAATTCTCCCTCCAAATGGACCGTCCTGCGCCAATTGGCGCGGCCAAACCGGATTCTATTCCACACAGAGCTACCATACCGGCGGCGTAAATCTTGCTTTGGCAGATGGCTCGGTACGATTCATGAGTCAGTCGATCGATACTGGCAACTTAAGTCTCACGCACCCAGGTACCGGAATGAGTCCATACGGCGTCTGGGGCGCATTGGGCTCTAAAGGCGGCGGCGAGGTATCGTCTTTGCAAGACTAA
- a CDS encoding carboxypeptidase-like regulatory domain-containing protein — protein MSARIGWWPASVGLLLIGFSSGCGGNALGTVEAGGQVTYKGEPLAGATVTFVPQAGQRAASGVSDASGRFHATTLAAGDGAMPGRYKVTVTKTQESTVPKTTAEMSADDMRKIEREMMNQAPPPGREPVNLLPAKYKSAETSPFNCDLPDSGKGDFKFDLE, from the coding sequence ATGAGTGCAAGAATAGGGTGGTGGCCAGCAAGCGTAGGATTGCTCTTAATTGGATTCAGTAGCGGGTGTGGTGGCAATGCGCTTGGCACGGTAGAAGCCGGTGGCCAAGTAACCTACAAAGGCGAACCGCTCGCAGGGGCTACTGTGACCTTCGTTCCCCAGGCCGGCCAGCGCGCGGCCTCGGGGGTCAGCGATGCATCCGGTAGATTTCATGCCACCACCCTCGCAGCCGGCGATGGGGCCATGCCCGGCCGCTATAAAGTCACGGTCACCAAGACTCAGGAATCTACGGTGCCAAAGACTACCGCGGAGATGAGCGCGGATGACATGCGAAAGATCGAAAGGGAAATGATGAACCAAGCGCCGCCGCCAGGGAGAGAACCAGTAAATTTGTTGCCGGCTAAATACAAGTCAGCCGAAACTTCCCCGTTCAATTGCGACTTGCCAGACTCCGGCAAGGGCGATTTCAAGTTTGACCTGGAATGA